Proteins from one Pseudomonas sp. KBS0710 genomic window:
- a CDS encoding PA3496 family putative envelope integrity protein: MSTDKEQLDVEDDLVEVTDDEGEAPVAEVAKTNLSKRRTIDNLLEERRLQKQLADYDFDF; the protein is encoded by the coding sequence ATGAGCACTGACAAAGAACAACTGGATGTAGAAGACGATCTCGTTGAAGTGACGGATGACGAAGGGGAAGCCCCTGTGGCAGAGGTGGCCAAGACCAATTTGAGCAAACGCCGCACTATCGACAACCTGCTGGAAGAGCGACGCTTGCAAAAACAACTGGCCGATTACGACTTCGACTTCTGA
- a CDS encoding argininosuccinate synthase has translation MADVNKVVLAYSGGLDTSVILKWLQDTYNCEVVTFTADLGQGEEVEPARAKAQAMGVKEIYIDDLREEFVRDFVFPMFRANTVYEGEYLLGTSIARPLIAKRLIEIANETGADAISHGATGKGNDQVRFELGAYALKPGVKVIAPWREWDLLSREKLMDYAEKHAIPIERHGKKKSPYSMDANLLHISYEGGVLEDTWTEHEEDMWKWTVSPENAPDKAQYLELTYRNGDIVALDGVEMTPATVLATLNRIGGEHGIGRLDIVENRYVGMKSRGCYETPGGTIMLRAHRAIESITLDREVAHLKDELMPKYASLIYTGYWWSPERLMLQQMIDASQVHVNGVVRLKLYKGNVIVTGRKSDESLFDANIATFEEDGGAYNQADAAGFIKLNALRMRIAANKGRKLF, from the coding sequence ATGGCCGACGTAAACAAGGTCGTTCTCGCGTATTCCGGCGGCCTGGACACTTCGGTGATCCTCAAGTGGCTGCAGGATACTTATAACTGTGAAGTGGTGACCTTCACCGCTGACCTGGGTCAGGGCGAAGAGGTCGAACCTGCACGTGCCAAGGCGCAAGCCATGGGCGTGAAAGAGATCTACATTGACGACCTGCGCGAAGAATTCGTCCGCGATTTCGTCTTCCCGATGTTTCGCGCCAACACCGTCTACGAAGGCGAGTACCTGCTGGGTACTTCCATCGCACGTCCGCTGATCGCCAAACGCCTGATCGAAATCGCCAACGAAACCGGCGCCGACGCCATTTCCCATGGTGCTACCGGCAAAGGCAACGACCAGGTGCGTTTCGAACTGGGTGCCTACGCCCTCAAACCAGGCGTGAAAGTGATTGCTCCTTGGCGTGAATGGGACCTGCTGTCCCGTGAAAAGCTGATGGATTACGCTGAAAAGCACGCAATCCCGATCGAGCGTCACGGCAAGAAGAAGTCCCCGTACTCGATGGACGCCAACTTGCTGCACATCTCCTATGAAGGTGGCGTGCTGGAAGACACCTGGACCGAGCACGAAGAAGACATGTGGAAATGGACCGTCTCCCCGGAGAACGCTCCAGACAAGGCCCAGTACCTGGAACTGACCTACCGTAACGGCGACATCGTTGCACTGGACGGCGTCGAAATGACCCCGGCCACCGTGCTGGCGACCCTGAACCGTATCGGTGGCGAGCACGGTATCGGCCGTCTCGACATCGTCGAGAACCGCTACGTGGGCATGAAGTCCCGTGGCTGCTACGAAACCCCGGGTGGCACCATCATGCTGCGCGCCCACCGCGCCATTGAGTCGATCACCCTGGATCGTGAAGTGGCTCACCTCAAAGACGAGCTGATGCCCAAGTACGCCAGCCTGATCTACACCGGTTACTGGTGGAGCCCGGAGCGTCTGATGCTGCAACAGATGATCGACGCCTCCCAGGTTCACGTGAACGGCGTTGTGCGCCTGAAGCTGTACAAGGGCAACGTGATCGTTACTGGCCGCAAGTCCGATGAGTCGCTGTTCGACGCCAACATCGCCACCTTCGAAGAAGACGGCGGCGCCTACAACCAGGCAGACGCGGCAGGCTTCATCAAGCTGAACGCGCTGCGTATGCGCATCGCCGCCAACAAGGGTCGCAAGCTGTTCTGA
- a CDS encoding response regulator transcription factor, with amino-acid sequence MNKVLIVDDHPVIRLAVRMLMERHGYEVVAETDNGVDALQLAREHMPDIVILDIGIPKLDGLEVICRLASTKQAAPVKVLVLTSQAPGHFSMRCMQAGAAGYVCKQQDLTELLSAIKAVLSGYSYFPNQALNSVRSTMGNASEADMVERLSGREMMVLQQLARGKTNKEIADGMFLSNKTVSTYKTRLLLKLNARSLVDLIELAQRNGLV; translated from the coding sequence ATGAATAAAGTGCTGATCGTGGATGATCATCCCGTCATTCGTCTTGCTGTGCGCATGCTAATGGAACGTCATGGTTATGAAGTCGTTGCCGAGACTGATAACGGCGTCGATGCGTTGCAACTTGCACGGGAACATATGCCGGACATTGTCATTCTGGATATCGGAATACCCAAACTCGATGGCTTGGAAGTTATCTGTCGCCTGGCGTCTACCAAGCAGGCTGCGCCCGTCAAGGTGCTGGTGCTGACGTCTCAGGCGCCTGGCCATTTTTCCATGCGCTGCATGCAGGCGGGGGCGGCGGGCTACGTGTGCAAGCAGCAGGACCTGACGGAGTTGTTGAGCGCCATCAAGGCGGTGCTCTCCGGCTACAGCTATTTTCCCAACCAGGCGCTCAACTCGGTACGCTCGACCATGGGCAATGCCAGCGAGGCGGACATGGTTGAACGCTTGTCGGGTCGCGAGATGATGGTGCTGCAGCAACTGGCCCGAGGCAAAACCAACAAGGAAATCGCCGACGGCATGTTCCTGAGCAACAAAACCGTCAGCACCTACAAGACCCGCCTGTTGCTCAAGCTCAATGCACGTTCCCTTGTGGACTTGATCGAGCTGGCCCAGCGCAACGGCCTCGTTTAG
- the mutS gene encoding DNA mismatch repair protein MutS, with protein MSKNTSDLSSHTPMMQQYWRLKNQHPDQLMFYRMGDFYEIFYEDAKKAAKLLDITLTARGQSAGQSIPMCGIPYHSLEGYLVKLVKLGESVVICEQIGDPATSKGPVERQVVRIITPGTVSDEALLDERRDNLIAAVLGDERLFGLSVLDITSGNFSVLEIKGWENLLAELERINPVELLIPDDWPKDLPAEKRRGTKRRAPWDFERDTALKSLCQQFSVQDLKGFGCETLTLAIGAAGCLLSYARETQRTALPHLRSLRHERLDDTVVLDGASRRNLELDTNLAGGRDNTLQSVVDRCQTAMGSRLLTRWLNRPLRDLTVLQARQTSITCLLDRYRFENLQPQLKEIGDIERILARIGLRNARPRDLARLRDALSALPQLQVAMTELDTPHLQQLAATAGTYPDLAALLEKAIIDNPPAIIRDGGVLKTGYDSELDELQSLSENAGQFLIDLEAREKARTGLANLKVGYNRVHGYFIELPSKQAESAPIDYQRRQTLKGAERFITPELKEFEDKALSAKSRALAREKMLYEALLEDLISRLAPLQDTAAALAELDVLSNLAERALNLDLNCPRFVSEPCMRIVQGRHPVVEQVLTTPFVANDLSLDDDTRMLVITGPNMGGKSTYMRQTALIVLLAHIGSFVPAASCELSLVDRIFTRIGSSDDLAGGRSTFMVEMSETANILHNATERSLVLMDEVGRGTSTFDGLSLAWAAAERLAHLRAYTLFATHYFELTVLPESEPLVANVHLNATEHNERIVFLHHVLPGPASQSYGLAVAQLAGVPAQVISRAREHLSRLEETALPHEIPVASVTKTSSKPSAPHQSDMFASLPHPVLDELAKLDLDGLTPRKALEMLYALQVRI; from the coding sequence ATGAGTAAAAACACCTCCGATCTGTCCTCCCACACCCCGATGATGCAGCAGTACTGGCGCCTCAAAAACCAGCACCCTGATCAGTTGATGTTCTATCGCATGGGCGACTTCTACGAGATCTTCTACGAAGACGCGAAGAAGGCCGCCAAGCTGCTGGACATCACCCTGACCGCGCGTGGGCAGTCGGCGGGGCAGTCGATTCCGATGTGTGGGATTCCTTACCATTCGTTGGAAGGCTACCTGGTCAAGCTGGTGAAGCTCGGCGAGTCGGTGGTGATCTGTGAGCAGATCGGCGACCCGGCCACCAGCAAGGGGCCGGTGGAACGTCAGGTGGTACGCATTATCACGCCAGGCACGGTGAGTGATGAGGCGTTGCTGGATGAGCGTCGTGACAACCTGATCGCGGCGGTGCTGGGCGATGAGCGTTTGTTCGGCCTGTCGGTGCTGGATATCACCAGCGGCAACTTCAGCGTGCTGGAGATCAAGGGCTGGGAGAACCTGCTGGCGGAGCTGGAGCGCATCAATCCGGTGGAGTTGTTGATTCCGGATGATTGGCCCAAGGATCTGCCGGCGGAAAAACGTCGTGGGACCAAGCGTCGTGCGCCGTGGGATTTTGAGCGCGACACGGCGCTGAAAAGCCTGTGCCAGCAGTTCTCGGTGCAGGACCTTAAAGGCTTCGGCTGCGAGACCTTGACCCTGGCCATCGGCGCTGCCGGTTGCTTGCTCAGTTATGCCAGGGAAACCCAGCGCACCGCCCTGCCGCATTTGCGCAGCCTGCGCCATGAGCGCCTGGATGACACTGTGGTGCTCGATGGCGCCAGCCGTCGCAACCTGGAGCTGGACACCAACCTGGCCGGTGGCCGCGATAACACGCTGCAATCGGTGGTCGACCGTTGCCAGACGGCCATGGGCAGCCGTTTGCTGACCCGTTGGTTGAACCGCCCACTGCGCGATCTGACCGTGCTGCAAGCGCGCCAGACCTCTATTACTTGCCTGCTGGATCGCTATCGCTTTGAGAACCTGCAGCCGCAGCTTAAAGAAATCGGCGATATCGAGCGCATCCTGGCGCGGATTGGCCTGCGCAATGCGCGGCCGCGTGACCTGGCGCGTCTGCGCGATGCCTTGAGCGCGCTGCCGCAGCTGCAAGTGGCGATGACTGAGTTGGACACGCCGCACCTGCAACAACTCGCCGCAACAGCCGGCACTTATCCGGACCTCGCGGCGCTGCTGGAAAAAGCCATTATCGACAACCCGCCGGCGATTATCCGTGACGGCGGCGTGCTTAAAACCGGTTACGACAGCGAGCTGGACGAGCTGCAATCCCTGAGCGAAAACGCCGGGCAGTTCCTGATTGACCTGGAAGCCCGCGAAAAAGCCCGTACCGGCCTGGCTAACTTGAAGGTCGGCTACAACCGCGTACACGGCTACTTTATTGAGTTGCCGAGCAAACAGGCCGAGTCGGCGCCGATCGACTATCAGCGTCGCCAAACCCTTAAAGGCGCCGAGCGTTTCATTACGCCGGAGCTTAAAGAGTTCGAAGACAAGGCACTGTCGGCCAAGAGCCGTGCCCTGGCGCGCGAAAAGATGCTGTATGAAGCGTTGCTTGAGGACTTGATCAGCCGCCTGGCGCCGCTGCAAGACACTGCCGCCGCCCTGGCGGAACTGGATGTGCTGAGCAACCTGGCCGAGCGCGCGCTGAACCTTGACCTGAACTGCCCGCGGTTTGTCAGTGAGCCGTGCATGCGTATCGTGCAGGGGCGTCACCCGGTGGTGGAGCAGGTGTTGACCACGCCGTTCGTGGCCAACGACCTGTCACTGGATGACGACACGCGCATGCTGGTGATCACCGGTCCCAACATGGGTGGTAAATCCACCTACATGCGCCAGACCGCATTGATCGTGTTGCTGGCGCACATCGGCAGCTTTGTGCCGGCAGCCAGTTGCGAGTTGTCGCTGGTGGACCGCATCTTCACCCGGATCGGTTCCAGTGATGACCTGGCCGGCGGGCGTTCGACCTTTATGGTGGAAATGAGCGAAACCGCCAACATCCTGCATAACGCCACCGAACGCAGTCTGGTGCTGATGGACGAAGTGGGGCGCGGCACCAGCACCTTCGATGGTCTGTCGCTGGCGTGGGCGGCGGCCGAGCGTTTGGCGCATTTGCGCGCCTATACGCTGTTTGCCACGCACTATTTCGAACTGACTGTGTTACCGGAAAGCGAGCCGCTGGTGGCCAACGTGCACCTGAATGCCACTGAGCACAACGAGCGCATCGTGTTCCTGCACCACGTGCTGCCGGGGCCGGCGAGCCAGAGTTACGGCTTGGCCGTGGCGCAGTTGGCGGGGGTTCCCGCACAAGTCATCAGCCGTGCCCGCGAACACCTGAGCCGCCTGGAAGAAACCGCCCTGCCCCACGAGATTCCTGTGGCAAGCGTGACCAAAACCAGCAGCAAACCGAGCGCGCCGCACCAGAGTGATATGTTCGCCAGCCTGCCCCATCCGGTGCTGGATGAGTTGGCAAAGCTTGACTTGGACGGCTTGACGCCGCGTAAAGCGCTCGAAATGTTATATGCACTGCAAGTTCGGATATAA
- the nth gene encoding endonuclease III, whose translation MNAAKRLEIFRRFHEDNPEPKTELAYSSPFELLIAVILSAQSTDVGVNKATAKLYPVANTPAAIYALGVEGLSEYIKTIGLYNSKAKNVIETCRLLVELHGSEVPQTREALEALPGVGRKTANVVLNTAFRQLTMAVDTHIFRVSNRTGIARGKNVVEVEKQLMKFVPKPYLLDSHHWLILHGRYVCQARKPRCGSCRIEDLCEYKDKTSDD comes from the coding sequence ATGAACGCCGCAAAACGCCTGGAAATTTTCCGCAGGTTTCATGAAGACAATCCGGAACCCAAGACCGAGCTGGCCTACTCGTCGCCGTTCGAGTTGCTGATTGCGGTGATCCTGTCGGCACAATCCACCGACGTTGGCGTCAATAAGGCTACGGCCAAGCTGTACCCGGTGGCCAATACGCCAGCCGCCATTTATGCCCTGGGGGTGGAGGGTTTGTCGGAGTACATCAAGACGATCGGCCTGTACAACAGCAAGGCCAAGAACGTCATTGAGACCTGCCGCCTGTTGGTTGAGCTGCACGGCAGTGAAGTGCCGCAAACCCGCGAAGCCCTGGAAGCCCTTCCCGGCGTGGGCCGCAAAACCGCTAACGTGGTGCTCAATACCGCGTTCCGGCAACTGACCATGGCAGTGGACACGCATATTTTTCGCGTCAGCAACCGAACCGGCATCGCGCGCGGCAAGAATGTGGTCGAGGTAGAAAAGCAGTTGATGAAGTTTGTACCCAAGCCCTATTTGCTTGACTCCCACCACTGGCTGATCCTGCACGGGCGCTACGTATGCCAGGCCCGCAAGCCTCGCTGCGGGAGTTGCCGTATCGAAGACCTGTGCGAATACAAGGACAAAACCTCCGACGATTGA
- a CDS encoding DUF3077 domain-containing protein, with amino-acid sequence MTATDPSALTTLGVTPFSFHSDQPLFRVNSGVSLHEALHHASDLLHVAKQLAEDAAMTKETDRYAWASHYLQEMVKAVVDDVVKVLDSPGNLQ; translated from the coding sequence ATGACCGCTACAGATCCATCCGCGTTAACCACCCTCGGCGTCACCCCCTTCTCCTTCCATTCCGACCAACCGCTATTCCGCGTCAACAGCGGTGTGTCCCTGCACGAAGCCTTGCACCACGCCTCCGACCTCCTCCACGTCGCCAAGCAACTCGCCGAAGATGCAGCCATGACCAAGGAGACGGACCGGTACGCCTGGGCATCGCATTACTTGCAGGAGATGGTCAAGGCGGTGGTTGATGATGTGGTGAAGGTGTTGGATTCGCCCGGCAACCTTCAATAA
- the metG gene encoding methionine--tRNA ligase, with protein MSEPRKILVTSALPYANGSIHLGHMLEYIQTDMWVRFQKHRGNQCIYVCADDAHGSAIMLRAEKEGITPEQLIANVQAEHSADFAEFLVDFDNFHSTHSEENRELSSQIYLRLKEAGHIDQRSVTQYFDPEKKMFLADRFIKGTCPKCGTEDQYGDNCEKCGATYAPTDLKNPKSAISGATPVLKDSQHFFFKLPDFQQMLQTWTRSGTLQDAVANKLSEWLDSGLQQWDISRDAPYFGFEIPGEPGKYFYVWLDAPIGYMASFKNLCDRTPELDFDAFWAKDSTAELYHFIGKDIVNFHALFWPAMLEGSGYRKPTGIAVHGYLTVNGQKMSKSRGTFIKARTYLDHLSPEYLRYYYAAKLGRGVDDLDLNLEDFVQKVNSDLVGKVVNIASRCAGFIHKGNAGLLVAENAAPELTEAFLAAAPSIADAYEARDFARAMREIMGLADRANAWIADKAPWSLNKQEGKQAEVQAICATGVNLFRQLVIFLKPVLPLLAADAEAFLNVAPLTWNDHATLLSNHQLNEFKPLMTRIDPVKVQAMTDASKEDLVASQTDTGSAAPAGNGELAKDPISAEIDFDAFAAVDLRVALIVKAEAVEGADKLLRLTLDLGGEQRNVFSGIKSAYPDPSKLDGRLTMMIANLKPRKMKFGISEGMVMAAGPGGEEIYLLSPDSGAKPGQRIK; from the coding sequence ATGTCCGAGCCACGCAAGATCCTCGTCACCAGCGCCCTGCCCTATGCCAATGGTTCCATCCATCTTGGCCATATGCTTGAGTACATCCAGACCGATATGTGGGTGCGCTTCCAGAAGCATCGCGGCAACCAATGCATTTATGTCTGCGCGGACGACGCCCACGGTTCGGCCATCATGTTGCGCGCCGAGAAGGAAGGCATCACCCCGGAACAACTGATCGCCAATGTGCAGGCTGAACACAGCGCCGACTTTGCCGAGTTCCTGGTGGACTTCGACAACTTCCACTCGACCCACTCCGAAGAAAACCGCGAGCTGTCGAGCCAGATCTACCTGCGCTTGAAGGAAGCCGGGCACATCGACCAGCGTTCGGTGACCCAGTATTTCGACCCGGAAAAGAAAATGTTCCTGGCCGACCGCTTCATCAAGGGCACCTGCCCTAAATGCGGCACCGAAGACCAGTACGGCGACAACTGCGAAAAATGTGGTGCAACCTACGCACCGACTGACTTGAAGAACCCGAAGTCGGCAATCTCCGGCGCCACCCCGGTGCTCAAGGATTCCCAGCACTTCTTCTTCAAGCTCCCGGATTTCCAGCAGATGCTGCAAACCTGGACCCGCAGCGGCACCTTGCAGGACGCCGTGGCCAACAAACTCTCCGAATGGCTCGACAGCGGCCTGCAGCAGTGGGACATCTCCCGCGATGCGCCGTACTTCGGCTTCGAGATCCCGGGCGAGCCGGGCAAGTACTTCTATGTGTGGCTGGACGCGCCGATTGGCTACATGGCCAGCTTCAAAAACCTCTGCGACCGCACGCCTGAGCTGGACTTCGACGCGTTCTGGGCCAAGGACTCCACCGCCGAGCTGTACCACTTCATCGGCAAGGACATCGTTAACTTCCACGCGCTTTTCTGGCCGGCCATGCTCGAAGGTTCGGGCTACCGCAAGCCAACCGGCATCGCCGTGCACGGTTACCTGACGGTCAATGGCCAGAAAATGTCCAAGTCCCGTGGCACCTTTATCAAGGCGCGCACTTACCTGGACCACCTGTCGCCGGAATACCTGCGCTACTACTACGCCGCCAAGCTGGGCCGTGGTGTCGACGACCTGGACCTGAACCTGGAAGACTTCGTACAGAAGGTCAACTCGGACCTGGTCGGCAAAGTGGTCAACATCGCCAGCCGTTGCGCCGGGTTTATCCACAAGGGCAATGCCGGTTTGCTGGTGGCTGAAAACGCCGCTCCGGAACTGACCGAGGCCTTCCTGGCCGCCGCGCCAAGCATTGCCGACGCCTATGAAGCCCGTGACTTTGCCCGCGCCATGCGTGAGATCATGGGCCTAGCCGACCGCGCTAACGCCTGGATCGCCGACAAGGCGCCATGGTCGCTGAACAAGCAGGAAGGCAAGCAGGCGGAAGTTCAGGCCATCTGCGCCACGGGCGTCAACCTGTTCCGTCAGTTGGTGATTTTCCTCAAGCCGGTGCTGCCATTGCTGGCCGCTGATGCCGAGGCGTTCCTCAACGTCGCGCCGCTGACCTGGAACGACCACGCCACCCTGCTCAGCAACCATCAGTTGAACGAGTTCAAGCCGTTGATGACGCGTATTGACCCGGTAAAAGTCCAGGCCATGACCGACGCTTCGAAAGAAGACCTGGTCGCCAGCCAGACCGACACCGGTTCGGCTGCGCCCGCCGGTAACGGTGAGCTGGCCAAGGATCCGATCTCGGCAGAAATCGACTTCGACGCCTTTGCCGCCGTCGACCTGCGCGTTGCGCTGATCGTCAAGGCCGAGGCCGTAGAAGGTGCCGACAAGCTGCTGCGCCTGACCCTGGACCTGGGTGGCGAACAACGTAACGTGTTCTCCGGCATCAAGAGCGCCTACCCGGACCCGTCCAAGCTCGATGGTCGCCTGACCATGATGATCGCCAACCTCAAGCCACGCAAAATGAAGTTCGGTATCTCCGAAGGTATGGTGATGGCGGCTGGCCCTGGCGGCGAAGAGATCTACCTGTTGAGCCCTGACAGCGGTGCCAAGCCGGGTCAGCGTATCAAGTAA
- the rsxB gene encoding electron transport complex subunit RsxB, which yields MSNRHANDPPMTLIQRIDALLPQTQCGKCGHPGCKPYAEGIAQGEAINKCPPGGQETIAGLAHLLRVPVLELDTTRGEAPAQVAYIREAECIGCTKCIQACPVDAIVGAAKLMHTVIMDECTGCDLCVAPCPVDCIEMRPATTVLAIVGGLATNDLQHQERTLKRDRARRRFEQRNARLQREEAHKLAERLARAKRSAPPAAPVAADDTQAARDTAVKKAKIAVAMSRAQLHKSLKAFGHPPTFEQQSQLIVLQQQFEAAEQALAALEVQSTPMPATAPSNGADLKRAKIQLAMRRAELKKAQDLNAAPQQLAEAQSNLDEAQRQMDAHNSA from the coding sequence TTGTCTAACCGGCATGCCAATGATCCCCCCATGACTCTGATTCAACGTATCGACGCGCTGCTGCCGCAGACCCAATGCGGCAAATGCGGGCACCCAGGTTGCAAGCCTTACGCCGAGGGCATCGCCCAGGGCGAGGCGATCAACAAGTGCCCGCCCGGTGGGCAGGAAACCATTGCTGGCCTGGCCCACCTGTTGCGCGTGCCGGTGTTGGAACTGGACACCACGCGCGGCGAAGCCCCGGCCCAGGTCGCCTACATTCGCGAAGCCGAGTGCATTGGCTGCACCAAGTGCATCCAGGCGTGCCCGGTGGATGCGATAGTCGGCGCCGCCAAGTTGATGCACACCGTGATCATGGATGAGTGCACCGGCTGCGACCTGTGTGTTGCGCCATGCCCTGTGGACTGCATCGAAATGCGCCCAGCGACCACGGTGCTGGCGATTGTCGGCGGCCTGGCGACCAATGATCTGCAACACCAGGAGCGGACCCTCAAGCGCGACCGCGCGCGGCGGCGCTTTGAGCAACGCAATGCGCGGCTGCAACGCGAGGAAGCGCATAAGCTCGCCGAGCGCCTGGCGCGGGCTAAACGTTCGGCACCGCCGGCTGCCCCCGTAGCCGCCGATGACACTCAAGCGGCCCGGGATACAGCGGTCAAGAAAGCCAAGATCGCCGTTGCCATGAGCCGTGCCCAACTGCATAAATCCCTCAAGGCATTTGGACATCCACCGACCTTTGAGCAGCAGTCGCAGTTGATCGTGCTGCAGCAGCAGTTCGAAGCGGCGGAGCAGGCGCTGGCCGCCCTGGAAGTACAGAGCACGCCGATGCCTGCGACAGCGCCCAGTAACGGCGCCGACCTCAAGCGCGCTAAAATCCAGCTGGCCATGCGCCGCGCTGAATTGAAGAAAGCCCAGGATCTAAACGCCGCCCCACAGCAACTGGCCGAGGCGCAAAGCAACCTCGATGAAGCGCAACGCCAAATGGATGCGCATAACAGCGCATAA
- the fdxA gene encoding ferredoxin FdxA gives MTFVVTDNCIKCKYTDCVEVCPVDCFYEGPNFLVIHPDECIDCALCEPECPAVAIFSEDEVPAEMQEFIQLNVELAEIWPNITERKDPMPDAAEWDGKKGKIADLER, from the coding sequence ATGACCTTCGTCGTTACCGACAACTGCATCAAGTGCAAGTACACCGACTGCGTCGAAGTGTGTCCGGTGGACTGCTTCTACGAAGGCCCGAACTTCCTGGTTATCCACCCGGATGAGTGCATTGACTGCGCCCTGTGTGAACCAGAATGCCCGGCCGTCGCTATTTTCTCCGAGGACGAAGTCCCGGCAGAGATGCAGGAATTCATTCAGTTGAACGTCGAGCTGGCGGAAATCTGGCCAAATATCACTGAACGTAAAGATCCGATGCCTGACGCAGCGGAGTGGGATGGCAAGAAAGGTAAGATTGCAGACCTCGAGCGCTAA
- the apbC gene encoding iron-sulfur cluster carrier protein ApbC, with protein sequence MSAVNRAAVEAVLRQYTDPYLNQDPVSAGCVRAIEVQGDQVSVQLELGYAAGLFKSGWAQMLQMAIEGLEGVRSAKVDIQCVIAAHKAQAQIPGLANVKNVIAVASGKGGVGKSTTAANLALALAREGARVGILDADIYGPSQGVMFGIAEGTRPKVKDQKWFVPIESLGVEVMSMAFLTDDNTPMVWRGPMVSGALLQLVTQTAWGDLDYLVIDMPPGTGDIQLTLAQKVPVAGSVIVTTPQDLALLDARKGVEMFRKVNIPVLGVVENMAVHICSNCGHAEHLFGEGGGEKLATQYGVELLASLPLAMEIREQADGGKPTVAAEPDGPIAMVYQELARHVGARIVLQEAAAPAMPTITVSDD encoded by the coding sequence ATGAGCGCCGTCAATCGCGCAGCGGTGGAAGCCGTTCTTCGCCAGTACACCGACCCCTATTTGAACCAGGACCCGGTCAGCGCCGGCTGTGTACGTGCCATTGAAGTCCAGGGCGACCAGGTGTCGGTCCAGTTGGAACTGGGCTATGCCGCCGGTTTGTTCAAGAGTGGCTGGGCGCAGATGCTGCAAATGGCCATCGAAGGCCTGGAGGGCGTGCGTTCGGCCAAGGTCGACATCCAGTGCGTGATCGCCGCGCACAAGGCCCAGGCGCAGATTCCGGGCCTGGCCAACGTCAAGAATGTTATCGCCGTGGCCTCCGGCAAGGGCGGCGTGGGTAAATCCACCACCGCCGCCAACCTGGCCCTGGCGCTGGCCCGTGAAGGTGCTCGCGTGGGCATCCTCGACGCGGATATCTACGGCCCAAGCCAGGGCGTGATGTTCGGCATTGCCGAAGGCACGCGGCCCAAGGTCAAGGACCAGAAGTGGTTCGTGCCGATCGAGTCGCTGGGCGTGGAGGTGATGTCCATGGCCTTCCTCACCGACGACAACACACCGATGGTCTGGCGCGGGCCGATGGTCTCCGGCGCCTTGCTGCAACTGGTCACCCAGACCGCCTGGGGCGACCTCGATTACCTGGTGATCGACATGCCGCCAGGCACTGGCGATATCCAACTGACACTGGCGCAAAAGGTGCCGGTGGCCGGTTCGGTGATCGTGACCACGCCTCAGGACCTGGCGTTGCTGGATGCCAGGAAAGGCGTGGAGATGTTCCGCAAGGTCAACATCCCGGTGCTGGGCGTCGTTGAAAACATGGCGGTACACATCTGCTCCAACTGCGGCCACGCCGAGCATTTGTTCGGCGAAGGCGGCGGCGAGAAGTTGGCGACCCAGTACGGGGTTGAGTTGCTGGCGTCGCTGCCGCTGGCGATGGAAATTCGTGAGCAGGCCGACGGCGGCAAGCCGACCGTGGCCGCAGAGCCCGATGGACCGATCGCTATGGTGTACCAGGAACTGGCCCGTCACGTGGGCGCGCGGATCGTCCTGCAGGAAGCGGCAGCACCGGCGATGCCGACCATCACTGTCAGCGACGACTGA